The Bacteroidota bacterium DNA segment AACGATCTAATCTTGAAATAATTTGTGAGAATAAATTTATATTTGTCATTAGGGGCGGTGTTTTTGTTGTGCAACTCAAAGGTATTTGAGATACTTTAATTCTGCCCCTCTTTTTTTTAATCGTTTAGGACGCTATTGGTTCAAAAATATTAAATGAAGATTATCTGTCAAGCTAGAATCCTTATATTTGCACATGTATCAATTTGCTAAATGTGAATTTCAATACCATTCAAACAAAGTTTTCGTTTACTACAATAAAAGATCAAATTAAAACATATGGATTTACTCGATCAGGATTTTGATAATTCAGAACACCAGGATTTCAAACATGTAGCTATTGCCGGGAATATTGGCTCAGGAAAAACCACGCTTACTGAAGCATTGGCAAAACACTATGAGTGGGAGCCTCATTTTGAAGAAGTTGCAAACAATCCTTACATTGATGATTTTTATAAGGATATGAGAACCTGGTCTTTTCATATGCAGATCTATTATTTGAATTTAAGATTCCAACAGATAATGGAAATTCGAGAAGGGAGTAAAACGGTTATTCAAGATCGTACAATTTATGAAGATGCCTATATTTTTGCACCCAACCTGCATAGCATGGGTTTAATGAGCAAACGTGATTTTGGTAACTACCTCAACCTGTTCGAAACAATTGAGCGATATGTTACTCCACCCGATTTATTGATTTACCTCCGTGGAACAATTCCCGCTTTGGTGAACCAAATTCAGCGAAGAGGACGAGAATTTGAAGATTCATTGCGCCTCGATTACCTGAAAAAACTCAACGAAAGATACGAAGCCTGGATTAAGGATTTCAAAAACACCAAGAACTCCAAAATCATGATTATTGATATTGATAAATACAATTTTGCTGATAATCCTGAAGATTTAGGAGAGATTATTGATAAAATCAATATTGAGCGATTAGGACTCTTTAATATTTCTTAATCAAATTGACAAGCATGATTAAAAAAAACATACATCTACTTTTAATAATTGCTTTGATATGCTTGCTTTCCATTCCTGCCTCAGCTCAAAAGGGTCAATACATTAACCCTTACGGAATTTATCAATCAACCAGTATTAACAATAGGAAAGACTATTTTACAAGCGATGATATTTTAAACCTTAAAAACAGTTATCATTTTGCTTACGGTATTCAATACATTAATAATTTTACCGATATTTTTGGTATTGAAACAGGTTTAAAGCATTCCACTACAGGACAGAAGTATTATGGTTTCATTGATTATGATGCAAATACGCAAATTACAGAAGATATTAACTATACATCCGAAGTCCTTTTCAATTTTTATCACGTCCCATTTTTACTTCGTTTTAATAGTCCGTTGGATGAAGACAGAATTTTCCTCACTATTGCAGCAGGATTTCAAGCTGATATTCTGAGTAAAACACAAGTAATAACGGATCCTGCTCCAGTGATTCCACCAGCTGGAATAATCAATTACAATGAGTTATTCTCATCGTTTAATGTCAGTTTTGTATCAAATGCGATGTTCACCATAAGTATTACTGAAAAAATACATACGTCTATTGGTTTTCAAATGGCCCGATCAATTGGAGATGTTGAAAATAAAAAATTTGAATTTGATAAAACAATACATCCTGTGGAATATTATTTTCCAGTAAGCACGAAAAAAAATGATCGACCAGTTTTTAGTCCGAATAGCAGTAGTGGACGCCAAAAATCAAAACTCACAAATTATGGTTTATTAGTTGGTTTGTCCTTTCTTATCAAATCTTAAGCGCCTCAAAAACCATATCTTTATGGCCATGCATCCTGTCAAGTTATCAGTAGTCATCATCACTAAAAATGAAGACAAAAATATTGGCAGATGTATTGAAAGTGTTCAAAACATTGCAGATGAAATTGTCGTAATCGACTCATTTTCTACCGATAAGACTGAAGAAATTTGCAAAAAACACCAAGTAGTTTTTATCAAACATGCTTTTGAAGGGCATATTGAGCAAAAGAATTTCGCCCTCACATGTGCCAAATACAAGCATGTTCTATCGCTAGATGCTGACGAAGCACTTTCTGAAGAATTACAAAAATCTATCGTTCAAGCTAAAGCTGATTTTTCCAAAGATGGTTATTTCCTCAATCGTATGACCAATTATTGTGGAAAATGGATCAAACATTCCGGCTGGTATCCTGATCGAAAATTAAGATTATTCGACAAAACAAAAGGACAATGGGGAGGCGAAAATCCACACGACAAATATGAGCTGTTCAGTAATGGACAATCGTCCCGTTTAAGTGGAGATATTCTTCACTATTCATTTTACAGCATCGATCAACATTTGGATACAATTAAAAAATTCTCTAGCATTAGCGCTCAAACTAAATTCGATAAAGGGAAAAAAGCCTCGCTTTACGATTTGATAATCAGACCTGTTTGGAAGTTCAAAAGAAATTATTTTTTTAAAGCTGGTTTTTTAGATGGCTATTATGGATTTGTAATTTGTGTGTTATCATCATATGCTACTTTTCTGCGTTATGCAAAATTGAAACAACTTAATAAGCAAAGTCTTGGATAAAATTAAAGATATATATCAACTTTTTATCAAGTATCCTGTCATTTCAACAGATAGTCGCACGGATTTAACCAATTCGATTTTTTTTGCGATTAAAGGCGATAATTTTGATGGCAATGCATATGCCTTGAAGGCTATCGAAAAAGGAGCAGCATATGCTATTGTTGATGATCAAAATCTTACTAAGCACCCAAAACTGATTCTTGTAGACAATAGTTTGAACTGCCTGCAAAAACTCGCTACTCATCATAGGAAACAGCTCAACATCCCCATCATTGCTGTTAGTGGCTCAAACGGAAAAACAACAACCAAAGAACTTATTACACTGGTTTTACAAAAAAAATACAAGGTTTTTGCAACACCTGGGAATTTAAATAATCATATTGGGCTTCCTTTAAGTCTTCTCCAAATAAATGCTCAGCACGAAATAGCAATTCTGGAATTGGGTGCAAACCACATAGGTGAAAATAAAATGCTGATTGACATCTGTTTACCATCGCATGGAATAGTTACCAATATTGGCAAAGATCATATGGGTGAGTTTGGCAGTTGGGAAGGCATTGTTGAAGCATACAAAGAAATATTGGATTACTTTAATCAAGATGAGAGTTGCACATTTTTCCTTAACACGGACGACACTTCACTTACTAGTTTAGTAAAAAGTCAGAATGTTATTTCCTATAGCTACAAAGACCAAGTAGAAACGCATATTAAAGGCAATTTACTTAACGATGAATTGCTTTGCAAAGTTGTTGTTAAAAGTAGTATTCAAAACGAAAAATCTGTTGTGTCGAGCAAATTATTTGGCTCCTACAATATTTACAATATATTAGCAGCTTGGGCTATTGGTGAATACTTCCAAATTGAATCCAAGCTAATTATTCAAGCTTTAGAAAACTATAATCCAAAGAATAATCGGTCTCAAATTATCAAGTGGAAAAGCAATACACTGATTTTTGATGCCTATAATGCAAATCCTTCCAGCTTGAGTTTAGCATTACATGATTTTGGTAATCTGGCAGTTAATAACAAAAGCATTATCTTTGGAGATATGCATGAACTGGGTGCATATAGCAAAACTGAACACGAAAACATTATTAAACAATTAAGTAAGTATAATTTTAATCATGTTATGCTTGTGGGGAAATACTTTACAGATGCATGTAATAACGAAAATTACCTTTGTTTTCCGAATGTGCTATCTTTACAAAGTTGGATGAAAAATCAGAAATTTAAGGATGCATACATCTTGCTTAAAGGGTCACGAAGTGAACAAATTGAAACAGCATTTGAAGGCATTTTATAGCGCATGAAAAAAACTAGAAACAACCTGACAATAATCTTCCTGATATTTTGCATGGCAATGAATGTACATGCAAAAGTGGATCCCCGACCCTATCAATACGGGAATTATTTTGTTTCTAAGAAAGAAATACTCGAAGACCCAAAATTGAAGTTAATTATACGAAATGCAGGATTTCAAAAAAACGACAAAATAGCTGACATTGGTTCCGAAAATGGTTGTGTACCCGCTATCCTTTCGATGTTTTACGACCAACTTTCTTTTCACTTAGAGGATATAAATCCTGCAACCTTAAATGACATTGAGTTTAATAAAGTTCGCAACTATTATGAGAAATTAAGTGCAAGCACATTTAATTCGGATTTCACCCTTCATATAGGTCAGCAAAGTCAAACATTGTTGCCAACTGATTATTTTGATCATGTAATGCTTAATGATGTTATTCATCAAGCCTACTATCCTGATAGTTTGATGTCAGATATTTATCGGATTTTGAAAACTGATGGAAAAGTCTTAATCGGACAATATAATAATAATGGGATAAGTGAAAAAAATATTCAATTTTTTGCCCAAAGAAATGGATTTGAATTGCTTTCAAAATATCAAGAAGGCAACTACAATCTGTACATATTTCAGAAATCAACAAAGCAAGCTTCTATTCAGCTAAATATTCATCTGGCAGCAATAATTGGAGACAAGCAACTCCTGTCTGAATATGTTCAAAATGACTTTCATGCTGTAAACCAGATTGATGAATTAGGTTTTACACCTTTAATGTATGCAGCAAAATATGGACATTATGATTGTGTAGAGTATTTAACAACCAATCATGCTGAAGTTGATTTTAAAAGTGCAATATACCCTGTTACACCTCTTCTACTATCCATTCGAAATAACCATTATGAAATAACCAAGTTTTTGTTAAACCGCGAAGCTCATGTAAATCAGACTTTTTATGGAAAATCTGCATTGATGATTGCCGCTGAAAATGGAAACGCAGAAATGGTCAATTTACTTGTAAATCATACAGCCGATTTAAACTATAGCTTTGAAGGAAGAGATGTTGTTTACTATGCAGTTCAAAGTGGCAACCTTTATTTGGTAAAGTATTTCTTTACTATTTCAAAAGTAAAAATTAATAAAAAAGATAAAGTAGGACGTACTCTTCTATCCTATGCAGCAACTTCTAGTAACCCGGGTATTATTCGCTATTTGATTGAAGATAAAAAAGCAAAAAAGAATACCATGGATAAATGGGGCAACAAGCCATCAGACTATGCATGGAATCGGGATGTTGCCAACTATCTTACATCAAATGCAGGTTAAATTTTTCGAAATGAATAAGGAGCACAAAAGCCATTTATCGAATTTAATATCACTCGCATATGCAGATGGCAAATTTGTAGAGAAAGAAAAGGTACTACTTTACGCTTTCGGTCATAAAATGGGATTAAGCAAAGCTGAAATTAACGACAGCATTATCAATTTCAATGTTGATAATTTTGTCATGCCTGATTCTTGTTCAGAACGATATAACCAACTCTATGAATTAATTACGATGATTCTTATTGACGGGGATGTTCACGAACACGAAGTTAGCTTGCTTAAAAAATATGCAAACAAGCTTGGATTTTCTGAATCGCTAGTTGATAAAGTTGCTCAAAAAATTCGCGAATTTTTGCTCAAAGGTTATTCAACAAATAAAATTGCTGACGATCTGCCTAATCTAATATCAAAATTTTGACAGCTCATGTTTAACAAAGTAGTTCAATATTTAGACAAGAAAGGTTGGAAATATCAACTTGAATCCGATCAGAATCGAGTAGTATTTGGAATTCAAGCCAATCATGCCAATATTGATTGTATTGCCAATGTGAGGACAGAAAAAAAACAATTTATCTTTTTATCGATTTGTAATTGCAATGCATTTCAGGATAAATATGATGATGTGGTGGAGTTTATAACACGGGCCAATTTTGGCCTTGTTAATGGTTGCTTTGAGTTCGATTTTAAAAGCGGAACAATTCGTTTTAAAACAACGATAATTTATGACCAGGAGAATGAGATTCCAGACAATATATTAGACAAATATATTGTCACCAATTTATTTACAATGGATCATTATATTCCTGGAATTATGAGCATCATTTATGGAGACAATACTGCTTATAAAGCGATCACCGAAATAGAAGGTATTCCGGGACTAAATTTTAACTAAAATCTGGTTCCACTGGTTTTATCTCAACTGATATTTCATCTAATTTTTCTCTTATATCATTCCGCAATTCGAATATTTGTTCTTTCTCTGATTTCGAAATTCCAAATGAAAAGCGCAATAGGGCCCATATTTTTTTTGACCATTTATAATAAGAGAAAGCAAACAAACCTGTTAATGGCAAACTAAGCACATAAGCTGTTCGCCAAATAGGATCCGGTATTAACATAAAAAATACGATCGAGAAAATAAGATAAAAGATGGGAAAAGTGATCAAACCAACTACATAACGAAATGAACTGATGAACTGTTCATCTTTAACTTTCTTAGTTACCAACTCCGGAATTTTATAGGGCAAATAATTATTTATCACACCAAAAATATAAATAGGAAGCAGTGGCAATAATAGGAGAATTCTTAACCCAATATTCAAAATTGAATGCGATTTTTTCTTAAAAACCCAATCACGCAAATTCAGTTTTTCAACTCCTTTTGTATATTCTTTTACTAATTCATCTACTGCTTCAAATTCCTCTGGCTTTCTATCAATATATTCATCAAGCATCACATTCAGCGATTTATCACATATAAATTTCCCAGGTTGTTTGCACGAATTCAAATTTAAATGATCCCCTATCCTATCTCTGTAAATCTCTCTTAATGCATAACATGTCTCATAATACTTCTCCGTTCTAATATCCAACATCACTTTGGAAAGTTGTTCAGCTACTTTCAACTTAAGATCATTCATCCCCTTCTGGGGATTCTCCTTATAGGTATCATAAAAATCTGACACTTCAATGGCTGGACCATAATTAATAAATAAGTCGCTTCGGAATTTATAATAATGGGAATAATCAATACCAACAGGTATAATTTTAATACCCAATTTAAAATCAGCAGCTTCCTCAGCTTGAAACGCGATTCTAGATATGCCTTTCTGAAGGGGGCGCAATCTCCTGAAACCTGCATGATTTCCTTCAGGAAGAATTGTTAAGCGCATATTCGATTTCAGAATTTGGACTGTTTTATCAAATACTTTTTTATTCTTCATCACTTCTGAAGCGCCATCTCTAATTCGGTAGATTGGTAGAATTTTCATTAAATAAAGAATCCTGGCTGTACTCTTTTTCTTGAAAATATCAGAGCGTGCAAGAAAGACTATTGCTTCTTTATGGTTATTCGCAACTGCCAATGCATCCATTAAAGCGTTCTGATGATTAGGTGCCATAATAATTGCTCCTTCAGGAGGAACATTTTGTCTGTTGTGTGATATTATCCTACGATAAAACATATAATTACCTAAAGCACTATATACTTTCATCAAAAAATAACCCACAGAAAATTTCTCCACATTGTGAAATGCCATACTTATAATTTACTAGTTTATTATTTTGATTTTTAGTTAATCTTAGCTCTCGACCAAAAGAATGCAATGGTTAAACCGGCTAAAATATGCCATATCCCCCACCAAGCTGTAATAAATGCCATACCACCAACTGCTAATTCTGGTGGAAATATTTTTTCGTTAAACAGCAATACCAGACCCAATCCTGAATTTTGAATTCCCGTTTCAATGGTAATAGATCTCCGGTCCAGTTTTGGTAATTTGAAAATTGAAGCAATGGTATATCCAGTAGTCAGCGCAAAGAAATTATGAATTAATACGATGATGAAAACATACTTAATGTAGGTTACAAAATGAGTCTTGTTATTCATAAAGGAAACAATGACAATTGCTGAGAAGAATAATATTGAGAATATTTTTATCGGCTTCACGATTTTCAACGTGAGCTTTGGCATTTTCCACTTAAACAATATGCCCAATAATACAGGCAATCCCAGAATCAGGAATACAGTAATAAACACCTGATTAAGAGGAATATCAAGAGGTCTGACTAAATCGGTACCTATGGAAGATAAGAATCGGGTATACATTCTTCCATAAAACATAAAATTGATAGGTGTAAGAAATAATGAAGCGACTGTTGCAAAAGCTGTTAAGCTTACCGATAAGGCAATATTTCCTTTTGCCAATGACGAAATAAAATTAGAAATATTACCGCCAGGACAAGCTGCGACCAATATCATTCCTAAAGCCACTGTTGGAGTAATCCATTTGTGAAGTAAAACAGCTACTAAAAAAGTAACTAAAGGAAGCAATACAAACTGAGAAACAATTCCAACAATTGCAGATTTTGGACTTTTAAATATATTTTTAAAATTTTCAGGTTTTATCTCAAGTGCTACTCCAAACATGATAAAGGCTAGGGTCACATTAAGAACCATCAATCCTCCGGGATCAAAATTTAATCGGATAGTATCTAACTGTTGTAAAGTTTCAAACATAGTATATTATTTAGTTAAACAAAAAGTTTAAAGAGCCGCATTAATACCGTAAATTTACTAAAACGAATTGGAGTAAATCTAAATTAAAATGAAAAACATATTGTAAAAGTAAAATATATAACACTATTGTCTCCACTGGCATATTTTATGCAAAAAAAGATTGCAAAGCAGATTCATGAGAAGTAAAATCAATTTCTTATTTAATAATTAGTATTTTTATTTATTTAGCAAAATTTGCAATTATCATTAGATTCGAATAAACACTAGGATTCAATTAAAATTTATGCGATTTGTAATATTTTTTCCAACTTCGCACAGACAATTTAAATCAATACGCATGAAGAAAACCTTATCTATACTCCTGTTATTAATTCCATTTTATATTTTTTCACAAAACGATCAAGTTAGAGAGCAAAGCAGTAAATACAAACTTGGAGTTAATATTGGAACCGTTTGGGAAGTTGACGATGTTAGATGGGAATCTGGTAGAGGATGGGGCGTAAGATTTCATCGTATTTTAAACCCATACATTGATGCCCCCCTTCACTTTTCACTTGGAGTGCGTTATTTAAAAGGTGAAAGCATAGGAATCGACTGGCAAGTAGATTCAGCTTTGTCCAATAATCTTACATTAAACGGTGTTTACGAACCCAAATTGGATTACAATAACTCAATAGGTTATGTTTACCAAAATCATTTCACAGAATTTAAAGAATGGGCTTTTGAAGGGGAAATAGGATTCAATAAATTAAAAATAAATCACAATATCGATTTATATCTTTTTGGAGGGCTGGGAATAAGCAGTTATTATTCTTATACCAATCAATTGAATTCAAGTAGAGATCAGTATACTTATAATGATATTATTTCCACAGAAAAAAAAGCAGTGTTGCAACAATTAGAAGCATTGCGTGATAATTCCTACGAAAGTCCATCTTTTGGGAGTTCAGGACATGAAGTAGTATTTACTCCAAGTGTAGGAATTGGATTAGGTTACATGCTTACTAAAAATATTTCTATCGGATTTGAACAT contains these protein-coding regions:
- a CDS encoding deoxynucleoside kinase, whose protein sequence is MDLLDQDFDNSEHQDFKHVAIAGNIGSGKTTLTEALAKHYEWEPHFEEVANNPYIDDFYKDMRTWSFHMQIYYLNLRFQQIMEIREGSKTVIQDRTIYEDAYIFAPNLHSMGLMSKRDFGNYLNLFETIERYVTPPDLLIYLRGTIPALVNQIQRRGREFEDSLRLDYLKKLNERYEAWIKDFKNTKNSKIMIIDIDKYNFADNPEDLGEIIDKINIERLGLFNIS
- a CDS encoding outer membrane beta-barrel protein, encoding MIKKNIHLLLIIALICLLSIPASAQKGQYINPYGIYQSTSINNRKDYFTSDDILNLKNSYHFAYGIQYINNFTDIFGIETGLKHSTTGQKYYGFIDYDANTQITEDINYTSEVLFNFYHVPFLLRFNSPLDEDRIFLTIAAGFQADILSKTQVITDPAPVIPPAGIINYNELFSSFNVSFVSNAMFTISITEKIHTSIGFQMARSIGDVENKKFEFDKTIHPVEYYFPVSTKKNDRPVFSPNSSSGRQKSKLTNYGLLVGLSFLIKS
- a CDS encoding glycosyltransferase family 2 protein; its protein translation is MHPVKLSVVIITKNEDKNIGRCIESVQNIADEIVVIDSFSTDKTEEICKKHQVVFIKHAFEGHIEQKNFALTCAKYKHVLSLDADEALSEELQKSIVQAKADFSKDGYFLNRMTNYCGKWIKHSGWYPDRKLRLFDKTKGQWGGENPHDKYELFSNGQSSRLSGDILHYSFYSIDQHLDTIKKFSSISAQTKFDKGKKASLYDLIIRPVWKFKRNYFFKAGFLDGYYGFVICVLSSYATFLRYAKLKQLNKQSLG
- a CDS encoding UDP-N-acetylmuramoyl-tripeptide--D-alanyl-D-alanine ligase, producing MDKIKDIYQLFIKYPVISTDSRTDLTNSIFFAIKGDNFDGNAYALKAIEKGAAYAIVDDQNLTKHPKLILVDNSLNCLQKLATHHRKQLNIPIIAVSGSNGKTTTKELITLVLQKKYKVFATPGNLNNHIGLPLSLLQINAQHEIAILELGANHIGENKMLIDICLPSHGIVTNIGKDHMGEFGSWEGIVEAYKEILDYFNQDESCTFFLNTDDTSLTSLVKSQNVISYSYKDQVETHIKGNLLNDELLCKVVVKSSIQNEKSVVSSKLFGSYNIYNILAAWAIGEYFQIESKLIIQALENYNPKNNRSQIIKWKSNTLIFDAYNANPSSLSLALHDFGNLAVNNKSIIFGDMHELGAYSKTEHENIIKQLSKYNFNHVMLVGKYFTDACNNENYLCFPNVLSLQSWMKNQKFKDAYILLKGSRSEQIETAFEGIL
- a CDS encoding methyltransferase domain-containing protein translates to MKKTRNNLTIIFLIFCMAMNVHAKVDPRPYQYGNYFVSKKEILEDPKLKLIIRNAGFQKNDKIADIGSENGCVPAILSMFYDQLSFHLEDINPATLNDIEFNKVRNYYEKLSASTFNSDFTLHIGQQSQTLLPTDYFDHVMLNDVIHQAYYPDSLMSDIYRILKTDGKVLIGQYNNNGISEKNIQFFAQRNGFELLSKYQEGNYNLYIFQKSTKQASIQLNIHLAAIIGDKQLLSEYVQNDFHAVNQIDELGFTPLMYAAKYGHYDCVEYLTTNHAEVDFKSAIYPVTPLLLSIRNNHYEITKFLLNREAHVNQTFYGKSALMIAAENGNAEMVNLLVNHTADLNYSFEGRDVVYYAVQSGNLYLVKYFFTISKVKINKKDKVGRTLLSYAATSSNPGIIRYLIEDKKAKKNTMDKWGNKPSDYAWNRDVANYLTSNAG
- a CDS encoding bile acid:sodium symporter family protein, whose translation is MFETLQQLDTIRLNFDPGGLMVLNVTLAFIMFGVALEIKPENFKNIFKSPKSAIVGIVSQFVLLPLVTFLVAVLLHKWITPTVALGMILVAACPGGNISNFISSLAKGNIALSVSLTAFATVASLFLTPINFMFYGRMYTRFLSSIGTDLVRPLDIPLNQVFITVFLILGLPVLLGILFKWKMPKLTLKIVKPIKIFSILFFSAIVIVSFMNNKTHFVTYIKYVFIIVLIHNFFALTTGYTIASIFKLPKLDRRSITIETGIQNSGLGLVLLFNEKIFPPELAVGGMAFITAWWGIWHILAGLTIAFFWSRAKIN